One segment of Leptolyngbyaceae cyanobacterium DNA contains the following:
- the lspA gene encoding signal peptidase II translates to MTKNRLFWIVAPICLVLDQLSKYLVVQNFRLHETWPLWKGVFHLTYVRNPGAAFSLFSQGGGWLRWLSLIVSLGLIALALFGPDLSRWEQLGYGFILGGAIGNGIDRFLLNYVIDFLDFRLINFPVFNLADVSINLGIACLFISAFRKNEQSKSGS, encoded by the coding sequence ATGACAAAAAATCGATTATTTTGGATTGTTGCCCCGATCTGTTTAGTTTTAGATCAATTGAGTAAATACTTGGTAGTGCAGAATTTCCGGCTGCATGAAACATGGCCATTATGGAAGGGTGTATTTCATTTAACTTATGTGAGAAATCCCGGTGCGGCATTTAGTTTATTCAGTCAAGGGGGTGGGTGGTTGCGCTGGCTATCTTTGATAGTTAGTTTAGGGTTGATTGCCCTTGCCTTGTTCGGGCCCGATCTGTCACGCTGGGAGCAACTAGGCTACGGCTTTATTTTGGGTGGCGCGATCGGAAATGGGATCGATCGCTTTTTATTGAACTACGTAATCGATTTTCTCGATTTTCGGTTAATTAATTTTCCCGTGTTTAATCTGGCAGATGTATCTATTAATTTAGGTATTGCTTGCCTATTCATTTCTGCTTTCCGGAAAAACGAGCAATCTAAAAGTGGTTCTTAG